The window GGTCCTTGAAAGACTTCGGCGCAAGAAGTTATCATCAATACTTCGTTGATTATCGAAACCACCTACCGGCGTTGTTGGGTAACTAATTGTAAAATTTTCGTCGTCCTGTTCCTCGGATCACAATCATTATGCAAATTAAGCATAGATTTACATCAGGAACAAGCTAGAAAAATTTTCAAGATCATGATACATGTAAATTTGATAGATAAATCACTAAACTGTCAATTAATAGATAAATTTATAAAGACAATCGTTGCAAATATGTAACACGTCATTAAATTTAACAAACGTAATTCCTCGTTCGTAAATGATGTGTTAATTGCATGATTAATGATTAGGGATTATGAATGTGTGCATGTTACCTTGGTGGTGTCATGGTTGTCTGCAAACTTTGAGTCTCCGTGCTTATGGTTGGGGGCCAATTTCATAACAAAGGATTTGTATCCTTTGCAGATATTCGATATTCCGAGCATGTTGTAGAGATCCGACGTCGACGCTCAATGTGGATGATCCCCCATGCAGGAGAGGGGGAGGAGGGAGGTAGATCGATCGGTATCGGAAGAGACTGGCTGGGATCCAAAGATGAAGAAGCGTTTCCTTAGGAGCTTTTGTTAGGCAAAATATTAGTGTTGTTTCTTTGGTGAGATGGGGCAAAAGTGTGTGTGTTATTGTGACATGCATGAAGTAATGtcgttttttattatttaaattttcactAAAACGCTTCTATTTTTAGGTTATTTCCGAGTAAACCTCACTATTTTCTGTACTTCCATCACCTCtcttgtcacatctcggcccaggcccccatcacatcccaagctcgactctaccgtaacacgatattgtctactttgggcccctactacaccctcaaggttttgtttctgggaactcacacgagaacttcccaaaaGGTCACCCCCTTAGGGACGTcaaccctcacggttttgtttctgggaactcacacgagaacttcccaaaaGGTCACCCCCTtagggcctgacgtcctcgtcggcacactttaGACCatggattggctctgataccaaattgtcacatcccgacccgagaccctaccgtagcacgatattgtccactttgagcccctaccacaccctcacggttttgttctgggaactcacacgagaacttcccagagggtcacccatcctgggaatgctcttgcctgaactcgcttaacttcggagttccaatggaattcgaagccagtgagtccccaaaatgcctcgtgctaggtagagataggaatatacatataaggcttataagaTCCACTCCCcaggacgatgtgggatgttacatctCTAGAGACCAATCATGTAtccttctttatgaaaggagaTCAGCTGGTGATTTTACAACGACAGTCTATCTTTTTAGTGGACGGGAAGATTCATAGAGACATTTCAACTTATTTTTTGCCACTATCGTTGTGATTCACTAGTGTTAGTAATCAAACCTAGAATATATTGTATGAAATCGTCTCATTACAATATCatgtcaaatatatatatatatatatatggatagagtataatataatttaatttagttACAAATCGATCGTTCATGTCAACTTTGTTAGGCACATGCGTATCACTGTTGGAAGTTTTCATGTAATTGTCATCAATAACTAATACACTGCATATTGTCAAATTCACATACTAATTTTATTCCAATTTCAATTAAAGTCTCTAATTAATATCTGagtatttgacaaaaataaataatatttgagtaTTACTTTTCCACATATGTCAAAAAGGAAATATATTTGCTTACCAAcctttttttaagaaaatcgACATTATATTATGGCATAACGAATGAGAGTATATTGGATGTaaactgaaaattaaacaaaGGAGAAAAAACTAAAGGATTAGACGAGTCAAACTGCACATAAGACTAGGTCATCGAACTACTCTTATTACCTTATTCTCTTAATCGCAAAACGATCAGAAGGAATCACGCAAAGCTATTAGAAAGGATTAACTCTTTAATAGAGCAACATTGCCCGTCCCCTCAAACCCCATTCCAATTAAAATTAAGTATTAGATTCATCAAGCAGAAGATCACTCATCAAATAAGGAGGTTCCTCAAACTATGTGTTGAGAATACCACTTAAAACCCCGTAGCGTGGAAGTCAGAATGGCAATCATCGCCAAATTTGTCATTGAGTGGACGAATTGTGGAGGACGGGAAACATTGGCATTAGCGGTCACTGACGTTAGTTTTTCTCATGTCCATTGTCAGATAAATGAAGCAACTCACTCACCACTTCATTGATTTttgttaaatgagtttgaaaaaaaatattgaatcaaATTCATCTAATGACAGTAAATAATGAGATGAAAAGCAATGCCACCACTTAAAAAGGACAATTTTGGACGGttatgtttatttgttttatacacAGTAGTGACAGACTTTGCACGTGCATTTTTAAAACCAAGCAAATATGTAATTTGTCCTTGTGTCCTGCCCAGGGGGATCAAGTGGAATTATAATAATGTGTACGTTTTAAGTTCTGAGTTCTATGTTCTGAGTTGGAGTGCTCAATGGATAGATGCATGAGCCGTTGATGctcaatatatattatatataggcGTATCGTATCACTACctgttttacaaaatttgtgacACACGTTTTGTGAGGCTCGCTTCATAATGTATTTTACTGCTTTGAATCgtctattttttaaaacatcATTTATAAATTATCATtgcaaaaattagacaaattcaaaaccattaatATATTCATTTGTAGTGGAGAAAATTGACGATTATGGTTCGATAAAGAAACCTTAAACCCTTAATCCAACGATAATatggtttcaaatttgagtATTTTTGGTAAACATGATCTTTAAAGAAAGACCTAAAAGATAGATGGTTCAgattgttgaaatacattacgaagtgTACTACAAGAAGGTGCGtcaaaagttgtgtaaaaaaaGTGGTGTCATGGATTAATcccatttgtggagccaaaaataatcccaaaaaatcAGATGATGACGCTTGAACTTCttttcaagaaagacaagattgccttCATCAAATGTGTAGGGCTCTCAAATATTCCCTTCCTCAGCTCAGCACCCCTGAAGGTTCAAGTAGTTAACTACGACTAAATCCCGTCTTTCATACATTGCCAATTAAAGATCAACTTTATTCAGTAAGGAATCCCTATCAGAATCAATCATGGATGTTCATCCTCATACCAAGATATTATCTCTTAAttaatatcttgggaatatCCTTTCCTCATTCATCAAACCGATGACATATCTTGGCCAATATATGTGTAGGGCAAAACCCTAACCTATGGCCGAccactcctataaataccttcatCTCACCATATTTTGGGAAGCTTTTTGCTACAGATACCTAAACACTCACTCTATtcagcaaggttctaaaaaactcTAGGTGCTAGTCGGGCAGTGGGCTAGCGCCTAGCGCTTTGGCGGCTAGGTGGGGtttaggcgggtgcctaggcggatttaggtaaatttcttatatatcttgaaaataagtgcatattgacacttataaaaaattatactcGTATGAAattcatggataagataataaaataatgataaaatgcaaaaagagtatccaacaagtccaaaatttaaaaacacattaagcatatatgccatataatcatagtgaggagtattgtaggatgacacatgtataacaagttcacaattttaAACCACTTAGACTTAGataggattttttattttattttttaatttcattaaaaaaaaaaaaaaccacctagCACTGCCTAGCCCtgcctaggcggccgcctaaAGCCCATCCGATTTTTCCCACCGATTTGCAAGAAAACACCTCGACTCACCATCGCCCAGCACCTAGgccgttttttagaacattacTATTCAAAGTTACTGACTTAAGCATCAGACCATTTGCCAAATCCCCCTCGTGGGCATGAGGctttggtctttgatcaaatatgttgattgttttgtaagtACACATTCGTCAAAACTGAAGGCGATGAATTTTTGCTACCACACCGATATATTATAttagaatgaggatcctctctggatcctctttgtgaggattctggggatcctccaatcacgttcgttcatcgtacatcgtgcggccaGTTTTTATCTGGttctatttatattcaattttaaattggaaaaattaggttcacatccttctttttgttactccattgattaaaatcctattcattttcaatttttaatcaaggtccttgggtattaataacatcattaattatttgaataataaaatatttttatttttaaatatattcctttagtgttaaaaatgttacaattagtatatttataattatggctaaattttttatcatatatttttatttttagtttgtacctatttttaatttgcaaatattttttaatttgtaccaattttcttttcatttttaatttgtacccatatattagtttcttttgtgcccatattttttaaagttttatttgtgtttgtacccaTGTGTATACCGTCATGtgacattgtatatttaatcaatgatagaaaaattacagatggtatatttatgttttatgcctaaactttgtatcatatatttatatttttagtttgtacccactttttaatttgcaacattttttttttaaatttgttgtattttctttttagtttattttgtacccatgtattaatttcttttagcgcctatattttttaaaaattcatttgtactcataattttctAATCTTTTATCtttaccctaatttatttataatgtacccattcttctttattaatgtaccactttgttatatgtgaaatgtatcatttttttgtaaaatgtaccaattttttttaacactatggatacattcttttgccatttattatttcttatttttacatagtttttatccatttattcaatcaaaatgtttgaatttttttattgtaaccgtttctaataataatataatgagggattttaaatttataggattataaatctcataaaatatcaaacaattaatgtcaaaactataaaaatataaatattaatagtaatataatgagatgtacaaagtcaagggactttgatcaaactttgaatactattaaggttttaatcaaagaatgttaaggattaggaaccgcatccaaagtatccctaaaaaaatttataataatttttaaccacacgatatatgatgaatatatataattggagGACCTCCGGAATCCTCGAGAACATGAAGAGGATCCTTCATTATATAATAGGGCATTGCTACATGCAGCCGGCAGACCTTTTCTCTTTAAGCGTTCTATCCTATTCTTATCCAAAGCCGGCAAAATTATTTCCCACGCGCTTGTATATCGAGCATCAACATATTCCATTGAATTAAGTATCATTAATTTAAAAGATTATTCTTTTAATACAAACAATTTATAAGATTTAGAATATACAAATCCCCTATTAAAaacatatttaatttttctttgctaAGTGATGTAGACATATTCAGTTCTGACATAAAGTTTTAAGTTCGACTCATTTGAATAATGatgatatataatatttaaatagAATTTGATACTTAGTTACAGATTTTttattgtgtggcttagtcAAATCACTTTGTCTTAGTATAGAATATGGTTGTATAGGAAATAACTCGATTTTTTAACTAAATAAgtaattttgttattaaaatTTGTTTGTTCCTAAACGAATTCTACACAAGTGTCGAAAGCCGATTATGTCATTCAAACTAAGAAAATAGAGGTGTTTTCTTGTCGCACGGTGAAAGACCATGTCCTTCTAAACCTGATAAGTTTGAACACGATAATAACTCATAGAGATATGCATGACATTCTTTAATATGTTAATTTATAAACTGTTATCTCGCCTTTGAAGTCAATTAGTCGTTTGATTTGAGTAGACGTATTTATGGATGTGATTAAGAGCCCTTGGGACCTCGTTGTTTTTAGGGTACCTTTGCAAGCTTGGCAATTGAAGCCATACACATGTTTTGAAATGTGTGTTCAATCATGCTCATCATCCTCACGTGTGTGAGAGGGGTAGATCCGTCCAAGCCGCTTCCTTCAATACACATGTAATTATTTAAAACCAcgttgatttcttttttttcttttctttttctaattaattCTAATTAGTTGTTTACTtttaataaatttgttttttattatacAAGTTAGTATTATAAACTAGTCCATTTTTTGGAGAAAAGGGGACGAACACACTATCGTAGCTAATTGGCAACTGTGGACTAAttgatattatatatttaaaggCATATGTAATTAATGTTTTATCCTAGTTTTTATTAGTTTGGTTTTCTTTATTTCGTTGTGAAGATGGTTATAACAAGAAGTTTCCTAGAAAAGGTAGCCAATCTGgcaatgtgttttttttttggggtaatGATAGagacttttattaaaattatattttgtaaataatataatatgattgttgatgattgaatttttttttttttttttagatagcggttttattataaaattaagaaTCATTACAAATATCAAGGAGGACATTCGAGATAATATTTAATCCAAGGAAActttaacataaaataaaatgccaACTTAGCCAATCTAATTGTCACCGTACTGGTGGATTGAGGGTGAGACATGCCCGAGAATAAGCAAAGAAACACATCCAGGTCTTGAAATCATCCACATCCAAATTCAAGAGAATTGAGATGGCACTCCAAAGCTAGATAAACTCCATTtttttatgaaagcttctaTGCACAAAGCCTTAATATAATGAACAACGACAACGAACCAACTAATGTCCATTTTTACGAGTAACACCATCAACGAAGATACTGATTCCAACAAAGTGGATCCAGATGATTCGATATCacataaatacaaaattaaatactCATGAAGAAAGACTCACAAATAACCCCACCAAGGAGACACTTATTGGCGAGATACTAAGACAAAAAATTGAGAAGCAATAGTCCATGAGCAGATAAAGGAGAAAGGCTAGAGAAAAAATGGAGAGAGGGACTGCCAATGGCCTTGAGCCGGACCAAAGGGCCGGTGGCTATGGAATTTGTGGATTTAGGGTTTTGCAAGAGGAATGAGGGGGAAGGAAAGATTGAATTATTACCTAAATGCTTGATTAACaagcttatttttttattggagaCACATCGTATGGTCTACAAATGTAGTCTAAAAATGATCTCCCCAgcatatttcctttttttttttaattaatagtaGATGTGAGTGCTCAAGCGATATTAGTTAGCAACGACTTAACAAGGCATTAATCATTTGTCTAGTCCCCTCGACAATTATTTTCATAATATGAACCAACTATTACTTATGTTATCAATAAAAGATCATCCCCGCAAAATTTCATTGAAACCAGAATATGCTTCGTTATCTAACTGTGACCTGAAGATATATAGACGATCACAATTTTTCCGATTAACCATGAAATATTCACATTGATAGTTAAAACGctagatgattttttatttcagtgaattttgttaaaaagatgTATGAATGAAGACCTCAAAGACAAACACTTATGATGATGAGATTTAATTTGTAAAGCAAGCTCAAACGAGAAATTAGCACCATATTGAATTACCAACTTATTAGGGCTTGATCGGAGACTCCATCTAAATTGTAAATAAAAGGTGAGGATCGAGGGACACATGTTTTGACATACATTTTGACACTCATTTTGTAGGGTCCATTTTATACTGTATTTTAACGATCAAAATCATCTATTTTTAGTCTTCCCTCAAGTATcatgtttataaaaaaatcactcaaattCCAAACCTTATGACCGTTAGACTAAATGATAGtcattttaatatttctatGCAAAACTGtttgtccattttcttcactcAAATTCCAAATCTTATGACTATTAGACTAAAGGATAGTCATCTCAGTATtatgatctagtgatattcctcttcacttgtaagtgaaaggttttaggtttgaatttcgtggatgacaaatttgatactaaattaggttgcccatttgTGTGGCTTAAGCCGCAATCCTCCTCTTCTTAgtataaaatatatcattgtacttgaaaaaaaaaaaaatatcttaatagatttagtttttttttgtaaagataaCCTATAAATGATCAATCGAAGTATAGACGATTCAGCGGAAGAGATCCTACAGAATAGATGTAAAAATGTGTATAAAAAATGAGTGTCCTCCAATTCTAAAtcacaaattaataattaattaatacaatTACCGGATCTATAAGTCCAACACGTTCCGGTGACGTTCATGCACATCATATTCTAATCTTGTCAACAAAAAGGGCCGTTTAGGCCACGCGCCTTTTGACGGTTCCTGTTACACCAACCATCCCGGCAGCCAGAAGAAAAGAAACAGAGGAGGTTTGACTGACCAATCCTAAAGCTCATCTCTGAAACTCAGAGGAGGAGTGAAATATCAACCCAACTCAGAACTCGAACTCAGCACAGGAAAGTCagttcctttctctctctacaacttctctctctctctctctctctctctctctctctctctctctacaactaGATACAAACACAACCCGCAATCTGAAGTTTAGGAATttagaaatttggaaatttaGAACAGACAAAGAGAAGAGATGATGAAACTTGAAGttgggttttggttgtttgtctctctactttctctctctaccttaTCTCCATCGACAGCAGCTGAAGCACCAGCACCATCTCCTCCCCCAAGAACAAATATAACAACAACAGCAGCATGCCCGGTGGATCTGAGCTATGTCCTAAGAATCCCCTTCAACTCCTCCACCTGCAAAAACTTCCAACCTCCTTCCAAAACCACACAAATGGAGTCGGAGGACCTCACCAAGATCCCCTGCTGCCAAACCCTTTTGTCCCTCTTCGGAATCTCCCTCGCCCAACACCTCAAAGAAACCTCCCTCTTCCAACTCCCCAACCTCCCCACCTCCATTTCCTGCCTCCAAAACTTCCAGTCCAAGctctcctccctctccctctctcccaaTCTTGTCTCCTACTGCTTCGACCCTCTCCAGTTTGTCATCTCCCCCAACATCTGCGCCAACATTCAGTCCACCAGTGATTGGGTCTCCAAGCTTGGCAAGTCCACCGTCCTCGACTCCGCCTGCCGCCCTGACCTCTCCGATCTCTCCTCCTGCGGGGGCTGTGTCGACGCCGGCTTTGCCATTCAGAAGATGTTGCTTGCCGCCGATGGTAACTCTTCTCACACTGAAGACTGTTGGTACTTTACTATTCTTTATGCTGCTGGTATTGTCAATGAGTTTGGCCCTGAAAGCAATGGTGTTGTGAACTGTATATTTGGGTTGTCTTCCTCCAATGCGCGATCGTCGAAAAAGAGCAGTACTGCCCTTGTTTTCGGCCTCACTGGCGCTGGGGTTGCGGTGTTTGTCATGTCTAGTTTGTTGGGGTTGTACTTTTGGTATGATAGAAGGTGGAGGAACAAAAGGATTATAGGGTCTCGAATGGAATCCGGTTTTGACTTGGATGAACGAGATGCTAGGATTAGAGTGAGACCAAACACCGGttcaatttggtttaaaattcaGGACCTTGAGAAGGCTACTAATAACTTTTCGCAGAAGAATTTTATCGGTCGTGGTGGGTTTGGTGTTGTTTACAAGGGTGTGTTGCAGGACGGGACTACGGTTGCTGTTAAGAAAGTTATAGAATCTGATTTTCAAGGGGATGCTGAATTTTGCAATGAGGTTGAGATTATTAGCAATTTGAAGCACCGGAATCTTGTCCCGCTTAGAGGGTGTTGTGTGGTCGAGGGGGAAGACAGTTACGAGGAGAAAGGAAGTCACAGATACCTTGTCTACGATTACATGCCGAATGGGAATCTAGATGACCATCTCTTTATTTCTCAGCCTAGTAGTCAGAGCGGAATTGAAAGGAGACCCTTGACTTGGCCTCAAAGAAAGAGCATAATCTTGGATGTAGCCAAGGGTTTAGCTTATCTTCACTATGGAGTGAAGCCTGCGATATATCACAGAGATATTAAGGCTACAAATATACTACTAGATGCTGATATGAGAGCGAGGGTAGCAGACTTTGGGCTTGTAAAACAGAGCATGGAAGGCCAGTCTCATCTCACTACTAGAGTGGCAGGGACTCATGGATACTTAGCCCCTGAATATGCTCTTTATGGACAGCTGACCGAGAAGAGCGATGTTTATAGCTTTGGAGTGGTTATTTTGGAGATTATGTGTGGGAGAAAAGCACTTGATTTGTCATCTTCGGGTTCCCCTCGTGCTTTTTTGATCACAGATTGGGCTTGGTCATTAGTGAAATCTGGAAAAGCTGAGCAAGCTTTAGACTTCTCGTTGGTGAGAGATGGGGATAATGCGAATTCGAATCCAAAGAGCATAATGGAGAGATATTTGCTGGTCGGCATTTTGTGTGCTCATGTAATGGTGGCTTTACGGCCTACCATTTTGGAAGCTCTGAAAATGCTGGAGGGAGATATTGAGGTGCCACAGATTCCAGATAGGCCGATGCCTCTTGGTCATCCTTCAAATTATGGCAATGGCAACAGTAACACGTTCAGCATCTCACCGGCTTTGAGCGGGCCAAAATTACACAGCGGAGACATGCTCAGGTAATCTAGAAAGATTTGCGATTCTTTAGTTTGTACATTGCCTCGAAGGATGTAAAGAATGAGAAGCATGTTCATGGAAGACCCTCCAGTCCATGAGTTTATTAAAGGTATGTGGTTGAGAATCTTGTAAATATGACATATAAGAACTCATAGACAAATTTAAAGGCTATACTACGCATCCGAGGTTAGGAATTCCGCCGGCTAGTGTAGGATCTTTGTTTTTATAAAGTTGCAACTTCTTGTGATGTTATTATGTTTACCAAACTACATGGTTTGAGGATTGACATTATAAATAGCGCAATTGAAGACGTAGATAACAGTATAAGCAAACAGTATTGTTTGAATTGAACCTGCTACTTCAGAAGAACAGATTGACTCAAGAAGTTGGAGTCGAAATCATCATGAATTCAGAAGTTTTATGTGGCAATGAATCTAATGAGAAATCAAATCTTTGTTGAAGCTGTACTTTCATGTGTTGTCCCGTTCTATCTCATCGCGGTTTCCTTTCTTTTATGTGtttcgttctctctctctctctctctctctcgtatcCAAGCTGCAATACATATATTTATCTTGTATTTGTTAACTATTTAATTACTCGATTGAAGTAGCATCATTGATATCTATGCCCACAACAGGTTTAGCAGAGAGTGAAGCACTTCATGGGCTCTGACCGTCTGATTCCTTGGGAGATTCTTAAAGCTCGAAAAAAATTTCAGTGTGGCAGTAACACGACCTAGTTTATCAAACGCAACCTAATTTATCAAGTGTAATAATATAAGAGGTTAGAATTTTTTAGTGGGCCGTGTTCTCGGCACACTCGACAATCTCTCTTACCGCTCTGACGTGTTTATCAGTTCAAGAGCGTATGTACATGGTTTTGGTGAAATTTTGATCTATATTTGTATAGTAatagtaaagtaaatagtaaatACCTATCCGCTTGGAACTGTAGGGGCGGGAAATTTTGTTGTTTCGTTTCCTTGCTTGTAATACGTTTTTGTGGGCAACTTGTAACCCAAGTGGTTAATGCTCGGCGACGGGCTTGCCGCTGCCACTCCCATCATATTTCCCTATTTCTGTAAAATGTAACTGGAAAATAGAGAGTGATTCAAAATTTGGAACTTGTTTTAATGAATTGGATTTGGAGTAGGGCGGAGGTTTAATGAATTGCAGGTTCAATgcatgtattttatttatttatagcaGAAAATTATCATCAACAAAGTGCCAAATACATGTCTGGTTCAATGCATGTGTTACTAGTGCAGATTAAATTTCTAcctacaataaataaataataataattttatggtCAATACGAGATAAATGTTTGTCAATATTTACATTATTTCGTGTAATATTATTAATTGGGTCATCCGAATTACAGTATAAATAAGCGCATGTTGACattcagaattttgtcaaatatTGTAAATTAAGTTCTTTTGGAAGGGATATAAGATAATACAACGACAATGTAGTCGAAGCTTGTAGTCGTCGCTCTTCTTTTGCTTTCTCATCCTCTTTGCTCAATGCTTCAGTAAAACTTCTCTCTCTTTGTGATTTTTGCACATCGTTTTTATCTCGTTTACTAAAACACTTTCGTTTTTGCGTGTTTtttggggtgtgtgtgtgtgtgtgtgtgtgtgtctaaaTGTAGACATCAGAGCAAGGACTGAGTGAGGGTCCAAGTGGAGAATGTCCTGCTGGGTCAAGTCCGTGCAAAACCAAGGAAGACTGCATCCGACCATGCACCAAGTTTGGCCGTCCTCCAACAACTGTTGTCTGTCTTCCTTATCCAACCGGACAATTGGGCTGTTGTATTTGTGTCAAATAATTATGTAATTATCCCCCAATTAACAACTTGTTTTGATACAAGTTGAAGATTAAATAAACATGCGTCTAGCTACTTCCaaggtttaatttaaattttaactatTCTAATTGTGTTTTGTTTCGTATTAAACATATAAGACGTTGTCTTGTATTCATCTGATACCTAAGACAGTAATGACATCacttatttaattttttcatgTCTTTTCAATGTTGCTGTAGAACAATATTAGCCTTTCATCACACTCTAATGTGCACAACTCAATCTTTTAAACCatttttatagagtttttggagtaaaatttttaattagtcCTATGCTATAACCTTAGTTTAGATTTAGTAAACGATTTAAAATTCGGTCAATTTTAGTCCTTGAATTTAACAAAGTGTAGTCAATGGTCCATTGCGTTAACTTTGGTTTAAAATTATGTTGGTTTGACTATGTGATACACATACGGACCCATTGGCGGGCCAAGTATTGTGTTAGTTTCAAGTGAATGGTCATCAAGAATTTTCCGATGACTCTTGAGGTAACGACACAATTCAATTGAGTCGAAGAAGTGTAATTAATTATGCATGTACATATTTGATAACTGCATTACTAGGACAAGAATCAGAGCTACATCAATCGAGTTAGTCTGCCCTTTCATCCATTGGATTGttaaggagaaaaaaaatagtattttttcaattcaataaataGCTTTTTATCAATTCAATCACGACTGCTCAATTTCTTGAATAAAAATTGGAATAATCAAACTACTTGGTAGTCTATTctattgaagaaaaattaacGTGACTAACttgtaaccttttttttttttggtgtataTGATGTTGAATTGAGGTGTCATTATCCACCTCTATATATTAGCAAACCGGCACGCCCTCACCCTTGCCGTTTGATGACTCAAATTTCACATCATATATTTTACCTTAttcttaatatattttggtaattattttagtagaattttgatactttattttatattttcaatataggacattcAACTTACTCTGGAGCAAAACGTGATCAAACAGataaattttggagtgattcaaattggaagAAATTGTGTGTCCCTTGGCGTGTTCGTGTCAACATTtgagatttttctaccaaatttTCTGGCGATAGAATAAAAAAGTA of the Pyrus communis chromosome 1, drPyrComm1.1, whole genome shotgun sequence genome contains:
- the LOC137741185 gene encoding probable receptor-like protein kinase At1g11050 is translated as MMKLEVGFWLFVSLLSLSTLSPSTAAEAPAPSPPPRTNITTTAACPVDLSYVLRIPFNSSTCKNFQPPSKTTQMESEDLTKIPCCQTLLSLFGISLAQHLKETSLFQLPNLPTSISCLQNFQSKLSSLSLSPNLVSYCFDPLQFVISPNICANIQSTSDWVSKLGKSTVLDSACRPDLSDLSSCGGCVDAGFAIQKMLLAADGNSSHTEDCWYFTILYAAGIVNEFGPESNGVVNCIFGLSSSNARSSKKSSTALVFGLTGAGVAVFVMSSLLGLYFWYDRRWRNKRIIGSRMESGFDLDERDARIRVRPNTGSIWFKIQDLEKATNNFSQKNFIGRGGFGVVYKGVLQDGTTVAVKKVIESDFQGDAEFCNEVEIISNLKHRNLVPLRGCCVVEGEDSYEEKGSHRYLVYDYMPNGNLDDHLFISQPSSQSGIERRPLTWPQRKSIILDVAKGLAYLHYGVKPAIYHRDIKATNILLDADMRARVADFGLVKQSMEGQSHLTTRVAGTHGYLAPEYALYGQLTEKSDVYSFGVVILEIMCGRKALDLSSSGSPRAFLITDWAWSLVKSGKAEQALDFSLVRDGDNANSNPKSIMERYLLVGILCAHVMVALRPTILEALKMLEGDIEVPQIPDRPMPLGHPSNYGNGNSNTFSISPALSGPKLHSGDMLRFSRE